Within the Atribacterota bacterium genome, the region CTCCACTGCTTTATCCTTATCTTCCCTGATAAGGTCTAATATACGGGACTTGAAATCAGCAAGTGCTTCATCCGGGCTCGATAAAAGTTTGAATTCTTTGCAGCTGAAAAGCTCAACTCTGGTATTATCATAAAGATAATTCTTGAACTTTTCTTCCAGGGCACTCATATCCTTCATCTTTTCTAAAAAGGGAGGTAATAAAGCAAAACGAGACTTTTCGAATGCTTTACGGTCATAACTACTTATATCACCCTCATCAGGAATCGCCTCATTAAAATTAAACTCAACAGTATCTTGATATACAGGAACCTTAAGAGAGATCTCCTTCTTCTGGTCAATTTTTTTAGATTCACTATAAAATCTTACCTTGCCGTTAAATATAATGCTGGGTTTATAAACCACCTTTTCTCTAAAAGGCGGGTGATGTAAAAAATATTGCCTTATCTTATCTGATAGAAATGGTTTTGTTCCACTTATTACTGACTCATCAATTTTTGCACCTACCTCAACCTCAGAGACCTCTTCCTGTTGAGGAGCAACCATTGCTTGTTTATTCTCCATCAGCTTTTTTATCTCTATAACCGATAGAGGACCTCTTAAATAAGATAATACCCATCTTGTTTCAAACAGAGGTAGGGAATCCAGATGAGCGCTCTTTAAAAGAAAGTTACGCTTTTTCATGTTGGCAAGCAAATTATCTACCTCACTCTTATTCATGGCTCCTACCGTGTTTTTCGCCAATCCATCCACCACTTTTTCTCTATCTTGTCTGGTCTGCAACCTACCTAAGAACCAGCTACCAATATTAGCCAGCCCTTTATAATCAAGATCGATAGGATTTTGAGTGGCTAAAACTACTCCTACGCCATAAGCCCTGGCTTGTTTTAATAAAATCAACATCGGCTGTTTGGAGGGCGGATTTGAAATCGCCGGAAAGAAACCGAATATTTCATCCATATAAATTAAAGTTCTCAAAGCAGGAGTCCCTGTTTGTTGCCTCATCCAGCTGATATATTTATTTAAAAAAAGTGTCACAAAAAACATCTGCTGATTATGATCTAAATGAGACAGAGAAAGGACGCTAACCCTGGGCTGGCCATCTTCATTGTATAAGAGGTTTTGAATATCTAATCTTTCTCCCTCCAGCCACATAGAAAATCCTGGACTTGATAGGATATTATTTAGAAGCATAGCCAGTTCAAATCTTTCCTTCTGGGGATAAAAACTATTTAAGCTTAAGACACCAATCTTCTCAAAAGGAGGATTGGTAATATAACCAATCAACTCCTCCAGAGTAAGGTTAATATTTTTCTTCCAGAAATAAGAAAATAGAGCAGCTATAAGAATATATTCTTTGCTGGTTAAAGCGTCAGCCTTGACATTAATCAGGGAAAGAAGCCCTGTTACTGTAGAATTAATCACGGCAGAATAGGTATCAGGGTCATTCATAATATCTTCAGGGGGTGCTTCAAAACTGCTTAATACAGATAAGGGAATACCTGCCGAACTACCGGGAGTGTATATGGTAAAATCAGCACTATTTTTATAAAGACTGACTCTTTCCTTATCCTGCTGAAAACTTTTTAATCCTGCCTCCCAGTTCTGCGCTACCTCCTCTGCATAGGCACTGGGCTGCATACCTTTGTTTTCTGCTTCAGCCGGGTCAATCCAATCCTGGAAATTTGCCGGTTTCAATCCCGGAAAAGCTAATAAAAGGTTCCCCATATCTCCTTTGGGATCGATGACAATGGAGGGAATTTTATCAATAGTAGCTTCTTCAATTATAGCAATACCCAGACCGGTTTTCCCACTCCCGGTCATACCAATTATGGCAGCATGGGTAGTAAAATCTTTTGATTTATAAAGAAAAGGTTCCTCCTTAGTTTGAAATGTCCTGGGATTAACTTCTTTTCCCAGATAAAACAAACCTAATTTTTCATATAAAGAAATATTATTTCCCATTTTCCTTTCCTCTTCTTCTGATTTAGTAAAGAGTGCGTCCAATTATTGTTTATTCTTAAGAAGTATCAAAAGAGTTTTTACTTTTTTATTAACCACTTTTTACTATTTTTTTCGCTTTTCTTTTTATCCATCTTTTCACCTAATCTTTCTCAACAATATTACCTCTTTAAGTAATTTAAATTAAAGAATACTCAAATAGCATTCGTAGCACGTACATCTTAATCCTTCTAGTTAAATAAATAATCAGAAATCACACTCATACTCTAGTTTAATTTAATTAAATCTATTGATTTTATTGACTAAAAACTATTTTTTCCTAAAAAGCATCCTAAATAAATCGTCAATAAAACTTCCATTTTTATTGGCATCCAGAAGTTTAGTTGCTAAAGAAAAGAGACTGCCTCCACTAGATTGCTGTAAATTTTGGGATAATAAAGCAGTTAGATTGGATATTCCGTTAGCATCTAAATTCTGCGCTTTTTTCTGATTTCCCAAAGCTCCCAACAAAAGTGGTGCCAGCCTTGATAGCAATGAGCCAATTTGATCCTGCTGTAAGCCTGTTGTTTTAGATAAATTCTTCTGCACTAATTCATTTTTATTGGAAAAGATATGCTGCAACATTTTTGCACCATCTTGCGTATCAACATTGCTAAAAAAACTGAACAGATCGTCAACCTTATCATCTTGGTGCTTTTCTAAAGCTTTTACTAAAGACTGCGCACCTTCTGGATTATTAGTATTACGATTAAGAGCTTCCATAAGTAAGGGAATCCCTATTTGTACAGCCTTCTCTACTTTTTCTGGTTCTCCACCTACAGATTTATTTAGCTGCTTGATAACCTTTTGGTTACCAGTAAGCCCTGATAATATTTCCATAATATCCATATTTTGCCTCAATTAATAATTAGATTTATTTAATTATATCAGTTAACTCCTTCAATGTATATGATGAATATTTTCAGGACCAAAATAACGGATTGGTTTCTAAATTATTTCATTTCACATTCATTATTTAATTCAGTCAGGTTATTTAATCTGCCTAAACTTACTCCAGGTCTACAAATAAATATCCCTCAGTTAGCGAGTAGTGAGGTCATACTGTCTAATTCTAATGCCATTTGGTTATCTAAGAACTTATCAGCTTGAATTTAAAGATAGACTTAGCAAAGCGTTTAATATTGTAGATTTATTTTATATATAATAAAGTATATTTAATTACCATTGAAGAATAGATTATCTTTTTAAATCATTTTTATAAAAGTTTTTCATTTAAATTATGATTTTATTCTAAACAGCATTTAAGCTCTTGAAACATAAAAAGTTCTAATCTATAGCCTATTATTTTTTAAAATTGTTACAAAGATAAGTGAATTTAGATGATAGTCTTCTTTTACTATTTCTCTTCCTTTGAATTTGGAACTACTATGTTTATGAGCCTGCAAAATATAAATAAAGTAGAAAATAATGCAAATATCGGAAGAGCCATAAAAGCATAAGTCATAGGAATATTAAGTACTACGAAATAAATTTGTCTTTTCATTAAAGCAGTTGCACATCCTGAAACAATAAGACTAATAAGGAAAGCTACAGTAATAGCAATGAGAAAAATCTGCACTATTTTTTTAACCTTTTTGGGAAATTTATCTATTACAAATTCTATAGCTATATGACCCTTCATATAAAAAGCTACTGCCATACCAATAGCCAGCATCCACGCTGTAGATAGATATGTTACATCAGCTACCCATAAAAGCGAAACATTTAAGAAAGTTCTACAAAAAATTCCCGCAATATTTATAATAAAAATAAACAAAAACAATAATCCTGCAATTGACTGTAATATTTTGGATAAAATATCTAAACTTTTTCTCATATGATTAGCCTCCTAAAATAATATATTAGGTATAAAAGTGACCAGGGGAGGGAAAAAAGTCATTAAGAATACAACCACAAAAAGCACTAATATAAATGGGATTATTTCTTTAACTAATAGATTAAAGGGTACATTAGCCATTTTGGCCTCTAAGAATAATAGTCCACCAACAGGGGGAGTTAATAAGCCAACCATAAGGTTAGTTACAATAACTACTCCAAGATGGATATGATCAATACCTAAAGCTGTGGCAATAGGAAGAAGTATAGGCACAAAAATAAGCATTGCAGGTATGGCATCTATGATCATTCCTAGAAACATAAATAATAGGTTTATAAAAATTAAGAACATTATCGGTGACATATTCATGGAAAGAACAAATTCTTGTAATTGTTTTCCTATACCTTCTACCGCTATAAACCAAGAAAAAATAAAGGCTATAGAAAATAGCGCCATAATTGAAGAAGAAAACAAGATTGAATCTTTAAATATTTTTAAAATATCTTTGATTAATATTGTTTTGTAGAAAAAGACACCAATAATAAAAACATATGCTGTCGACAGCATTGCTACCTCAGTCACCGTAACTAGACCGGTGATAACACCCAAGATAATAATAAGGGGGGCAATAAGAGCTAAAAAAGAGTCTTTAAATAATCCTAAAAAGATTCTGAATGTTTTTTTATGTTCATATATCTTCAAATCCATTTTTTTTACTTTCCAGTAGCTAACTAATATGAGAGCGCCACCCATTAAAAAACCAGGAATTACCCCACCCAGGAATAGCTTTCCAATAGACAAATTTGTAAGTAGTCCAATAAATACCATAGGTATGCTAGGTGGAATAATAGGTCCTATTGTGGCTGCGGAGGCGTTGATAGCTGCCGAAAAAGTGTCTGGATATCCTTCTTTTTTCATAGCTGGCAACAAAACTGAGGAAACTGCACTGCAATCAGCAGGAGCCGAACCGGATACTCCTGCTGTAATTATATTCACAATAACACATGTATAGGCAAGACCTCCTTTCCATTTCCCAATAAAAAAACGAGCAAACTGTACAAGTCTCATTGTCATTCCCGAAACATTCATTAACTCTCCTGTAAGTATAAAAAAGGGGATAGCTAACAAGGATGTACTGGTTATACCATTTATCATATTGGTTGGAATGAGAGTAAGTGGTGCATTGCCAGTTACAAGTAAGTAAACAGCAGCTGCTATACCCATAGATACAAATATTTCTATACCAAGAAACATCAGAACGAATAGAACTACAAATAATAATAATATGTTCATTTTTTCCTCTTTCCAAAATTATACTTACAATATATAAATGATTAAATTAAATACTCTAAAATTAAAAAAATATTTACAAACCAGGATAAGGCAAACTATTTGAACATACATTTCTATTATTTTATTCAACCTTTATGAAAAGTCACTTTACCTCCCACCATGACCATTGAAATATTAATATTTTCATCAAATATAATGATATCTGCGTCCTTTCCAATAGACAAAGAACCCTTCTTAGAGAACATGCCAATATTTTTAGCTGGAGTAGCGGTCATCATCTTAACCGCTTGATACAAAGGAACATCTGCTAATTTTTGCATAGTTCTTACTAATCTATCGGTTGTGGCAACACTTCCGGCAAAAGCTGATCTATCAGGAAGTTTTGCTACCTCATCTTCAATTATGATATTCGAACCACTCGTTTTGCTATATATCTCTCCTCCAAGATTTTCCATACCTGCTGCATCTATTGCATCAGTTACTAAGCAAATTCTGTCAGGACCCTTTATTTTATACACCAATTTTAAAAGACTGGAAGGTAAATGTTTACCGTCAGCAATTATTTCTACCATCATGTCATCGAGTAAGAATGAAGCTTCAATAATTCCGGCATATCGATAAGCATTTACTCTTCTCACTGTCGAAGTGCAGGAGTAAAGGTGTGTTACGGTTGTAAAGCCACACTCATAAGCTCTTATTGCTTCATGAAAGAGGGCATCAGAATGACCTATAGACATATGAATTCCACGCTTTCTAAGCTCTTTTGCCATTTCTAATCCACCTGGAAGTTCTGGCGCTAGTGACCAACGCAAAATATTATCAAAATTCTCAATAATATACATATACTCCTCTTTTATAGGATTTCTCACATATTCTTGTGCCTGAGCTCCTCTCTGGTTCATAGCAAAATAAGGTCCCTCAAGGTGAACTCCCAGAATATCAGGTCCATTGCTCATAGTTAAAGTGGCTTTTTTTATATTCTGTAAGCTTTCTTTTATAAAATCGTTACTAGCAGTGGATATCGTTGCAACTATCGAGGTTGAACCATGCAGCATATGTGCCTTACTACATAAAATGACCTCATCAACACTACTGGCCAGAAATGAATAGCCACCACCTCCATGAACATGAATATCTATAAAACCAGGAGAGATATAATTCCCTTCTGCATCAATAACGATCTCCTTAGACTTTGGAAACCTTTTCGTTCCTTCATAAATACCAGTGATTATTCCATCCGAGGTAGTAACGCTTCCCTCAGGAATAATTCTTTCTTGGGTAATAATTTTCCCATTAATTATTATTTTTCTATCCGTCAAATTTCACCTCATAAAATATTTCTAATATGTTCTGATAATTTAAGAAAAGATGCCTTAAAAAAGTAAAATTGCTTTGCCTGAGTATTTTTCAAATAATTTCTTATTGTATTCGCCACCGCCGGGAAGATTACCACTTCTAAATACTGGGGGAATATATCCCTTGGAAACTAAATATTTACAGGTTTCCAAAACTAAATAATTTGTGGCAAAACAATTACAAAAAGTAGAAGTTGGGCCTACATTCTGTTCGCATCCTTCAATTGAAATAATGGCATCTCCATAAGGAAGATGGTTATTGATAAATACATCTACCACTTGATATAAATTAGCTCCACTGGGATGCCTAGAAGGATGATCATGGGGTAATTTATCGGCGAAAGAGGTAGAGGTAATCCCAATTGTTTTTACACCTCGTTTTCTAGCTTCGTTAGCACAGTCTATGGTCATACAATTAACACCATATGCATTGATAATAATTAATACTTCTCCAGGAGTCCTCCCTACCCGATAAGAATTTAATACTGGAATAGCATATCCAGGGGTTCTTTCAATGCTCATCGATCGAAAGCCTCCATGACTCAGGTTAGTGCCAGGATCCAGAATAGCATTTATACAGGCAAATCCACCTGCTCGTGAAAACATCTCTTCAACTGCCATATTTGAATGACCTCCAGGTCCAATAACATGGATGACTTGATCCCTCATAATTGAGTCACCAACCAGGACTGCAGCTCTTTTAACCGAGTCCTCCTCTTTTAATATTTCATCAATTAAAGATTTAATAATCTGGGCATATCCTATAGCTTCTTTGTTCATTATTTAAAACTCCTTTTTCTTAAAATTAAGCAGCTGCATGAAAAAAGAATAATTTTATACAGCTGCATGATGTATCTTTCTTAATGGAATGATATTCACCTGGAGGTACAATAAAGCAAACGCCAGGCTGCAGAGAAAACTCCTCACTTCCTACTATTGCACTTCCACTGCCAGAAAGTACAAAGAAACCTTCTTGGTCATTGTGCACTCCACCTTGTTTGTATTCTTCCTGGGTATATATAAGTATTCCTGTCCGGCATCCTGCTAAACAACCGTCTTTCTTTCCCAGTAATTCTTTAACATAATATTCTTTATATTTCACTGGAATCACATATTTCTCATTTATAAATACCTTCATAGCTCATCTCATTTATTAAAAAATATTCCGCCAGAACTAATCAAAAAAATCAAGCAATAAAATCCGTTTTCAAAAATATAGACATAGGGAATCTCACCTACCTAACCAGCTCTACATTATATGTAGTGAGACTCCCCCGAATTGTATAAATCTTTACTAAAGAATTTATTGTTTATTCAGTATAACCTTCCTTAAATTTAAGGGCATCATCCAGTGTTCCGGTAGGCCAACTTTTACCTTCTTTGTCAAACTCCTCATAAATACCGCTTCCAAGTTTTCCCCTTATTGATTCAATATCTATGTCAACCTTGGTCATTTTACTAGAAAGGAAAGTAAGTACTTCGTCAAGAGAATCTGCTATCATTTTAGCTTCAAAATCAGTTGCTTCTTTCGCTGCATTTTTCATAATTTTCTTTTGTTCATCAGACATCTGGTTCCAAACGTTATTACTTATAAAAATTGCACTCACATCTCTTATATAATCAGTCTTCATAAAGTGGCTTTGAACCTCATATAAACTACTACTCTTGACTGTAAAGAAGTTATTTTCCTGGGCATCTACCACACCTGTTTTTAAAGCCATATAAAGATCAGCAAAAGGTATCACTATGGGAGTAGCTCCCAGTTTTTTCATAATGGTCATAACTAAGGTTGATTCGGCAGTTCTGATTTTCAAGCCTTCAAAATCGTCAGCATTTCTAATAGCTCTATTGGCAGTTAGCTGCCTAGGAATCAATTCACCATTTGCAATAAGTACCCGAACACCAGTTGAGTTTGCACCATCTTCAATCCATTTCTGAACATAAGGAGAATCAATAAAGGCTTGAAGTTCTTTGTTGTCTTTCCAAAAGAAGGGAGCTGAAGTTATACCAAATTCCTTTGCGCCAGTACCAGAAAGCCAAGCATAGCAGGATATTGTATTATAAAGCATTTCCACAGTACCATTAATCATGCCGGTTAAAAGATCGTTTAAATTACCTAGAGCACTATTAGTATATGTTTTAATAGTGATTGTACCATTGGAATCTTTATTCACTTTTTCTGCAAACAACATCATTGCTTTACTAGCAGGGTCATCATCATTCTTGATACCTGCTAATTTCAAAGAAAAAGTTTTTTCAGCAGAAGTTTGGGCTATACTTTGACTACACACTAATATGCTCAGAAAGAGAAACAGAACCAATAATGTTAAAATGAATCTTCGCAACATTTTAAAAAACCTCCTTTAAACTAAAAATATCTAATTATTTGGTTATACAATAATTACCCTGATTCTCTGCTCAATACATTTAAGAATACGATAAAAGATCAATCTTACAATGCCCTTTAATTTAATTTTTCTTCACAATTTTTTCACCACCCATCAATATGAAATTCTTATTAATCCTTGCTTTAACTCGCTTTTATTTTAAAACATTAATTCTGCATTGGCATATTCAAGTTTTCTTCTTTCCCGAAGCATTGTCTAGAACTTTATTAAATTAATTAAAATTGACAAAACGCTTTTTTGTTTTCTGCTAAGATACCAATTTCATCTTCCAGGTAAGGCTCCATGCAGTTGTGAGTCTATAAAACCAGGTCTAATATAAAGTCCTGTAACGTCAATAATCTGAGCGCCTTCAGGAATTACAGCTTCCCTTATCTGTCCTATCTTCTCAATTAGATCATCTTTAATTAAAACAAATCCCATATCTATTTCGCGAAAAGGAGTAATCAGCTTTCCATTAAGAAGAGCAATGCGTTCTGCCATCTTATTCTCTCCTATCTTATTTCTAGAACAGCTTTAAATTATTTTAAATATATGGAAGACTGATCATCTAAGAAGACATGACAATGGTCGTGTTTTTTTAAAATGGAGGCTGGATGTTGTGGAGAAATCTCTTTACCAGCAAAACAATTCTTTACTGCCTGGGCTTTTCGTTTATCAGGTACTGTACAAATAATGGTCCTGGACTTCATAATCTGTTTTACGGACATAGAGATAGCTTTTCGGGGAACATCATCTATGGTTTCAAACCAGCCTTCTCCCAGCTGCTGTCTTCTACAGGCGGCATCCAATTCCACAATAATATATGGCCTTTCCGTCTCAAAATCAGCCGGAGGATCATTAAAAGCCAGATGTCCATTCTCACCTATACCCACAAAAGCGACATCTATCTCCTGCTGACTGATAATTTCATTTAACCGTTCGCATTCTTTTTCCGGATCCTGAGCATCACCTGCTATTAAATGGACTCTGCCAGGACGAACTTCATTTATCAATCTTNNNNNNNNNNCAGGTGATCTTCTGGTAAACCGATATATTCATCTAAGTGAAACATAGTGGTTTTTGACCAGTCAATGCTGCTTATTTTTATGAGATGATTTAAAAACTCAAATTGAGATGCTCCTGTGGCAGCAATAAAATTTGCTTCTCCTTTTCTCTTGATAGCCTCATTTAGTATTTCCGCTGCCTTTTCAGCAGCAGCTTTGCCCATATCTTCTTTGGATTTAAAAATATTTATTTTCACGTATCATACCTTTTCCACAAAAATTTTTATATATTTATAATTTAGAAAACAATAAGCATCAATAAGATAATATTGACCTTATTTTTTAATAAAAAGAATTCTTATTACTATTTAGACCAGAAGCCTTCATAAATATCTAAATCAATTTTGTCTTTTAAATTATCGTTAATCCACTTCATTGCTTCTGAAAAATGCTCACGTAACCTTCTTTGGGCAAGGTTAGAATCTTTTGCTTCAATCGCTTTCACAATCATCTGGTGTAGATGAACAAAACCTAACCTATCCTTTGTTTTATACCTATGTAGTATTACTAGATTCCTCTGGATAGTGGAAAATATTTTAATCAAGTCGATCAAGAGATTATTCTGTGATTTTTTATAAAGAAAAATATGAAAAGCAGTATGAAGGTCAATCAAATCCTTTTCTTCAACATTATTCCTAATCTGTACTTCTATATTATCTAAAATATTTGTAAGTTCTTTAATGTCAGAGGGCTCATATTTATTAATATTTGCTGCTATAAAACAACATTCTAAACAATACCTTACTTCAAATATATCTTTAAATGTATTTATATCTAGCTTTAAACTATAAGGTAAACTTTTTAAAATTGCATCATAATTAAAATTATTTACAAACCTTCCGACTCCATGTCTAGTTTCAATTAAACCTAAAGCCTCCAGAACTTTTAAAGCCTCTCTAATAGCAGTTCTACTTACCCCCAAGCTTTGTGATAATTCTTTTTCAGTAGGTAATAAATCTCCTTCTCTTAAATTAGATTCTATGATATACAATTTTAATTGTTCTTGAACAAAAGTTTGTAAGCTTTTTAATGTTTTGAATGATTTAATTTCCATGTTTAATTCCAATATAAAATATTTTAGTCTTATGATATCATACATCATATTTATAAGTCAATTAAAAATCTTTTTTTAATAATATTTTTAAAATATAAAACTGAAAATATTAATTTTATAACTACTTCCTAATAACTTGTCTTTTTGGTATTATATTTTTTTAGCTTTGTTGGATTTAACTAAAATTTATGTACATGTATTAGAATAGCAAAGCATTTAATATTGCAGAT harbors:
- a CDS encoding TRAP transporter large permease, coding for MNILLLFVVLFVLMFLGIEIFVSMGIAAAVYLLVTGNAPLTLIPTNMINGITSTSLLAIPFFILTGELMNVSGMTMRLVQFARFFIGKWKGGLAYTCVIVNIITAGVSGSAPADCSAVSSVLLPAMKKEGYPDTFSAAINASAATIGPIIPPSIPMVFIGLLTNLSIGKLFLGGVIPGFLMGGALILVSYWKVKKMDLKIYEHKKTFRIFLGLFKDSFLALIAPLIIILGVITGLVTVTEVAMLSTAYVFIIGVFFYKTILIKDILKIFKDSILFSSSIMALFSIAFIFSWFIAVEGIGKQLQEFVLSMNMSPIMFLIFINLLFMFLGMIIDAIPAMLIFVPILLPIATALGIDHIHLGVVIVTNLMVGLLTPPVGGLLFLEAKMANVPFNLLVKEIIPFILVLFVVVFLMTFFPPLVTFIPNILF
- a CDS encoding DUF87 domain-containing protein; translated protein: MGNNISLYEKLGLFYLGKEVNPRTFQTKEEPFLYKSKDFTTHAAIIGMTGSGKTGLGIAIIEEATIDKIPSIVIDPKGDMGNLLLAFPGLKPANFQDWIDPAEAENKGMQPSAYAEEVAQNWEAGLKSFQQDKERVSLYKNSADFTIYTPGSSAGIPLSVLSSFEAPPEDIMNDPDTYSAVINSTVTGLLSLINVKADALTSKEYILIAALFSYFWKKNINLTLEELIGYITNPPFEKIGVLSLNSFYPQKERFELAMLLNNILSSPGFSMWLEGERLDIQNLLYNEDGQPRVSVLSLSHLDHNQQMFFVTLFLNKYISWMRQQTGTPALRTLIYMDEIFGFFPAISNPPSKQPMLILLKQARAYGVGVVLATQNPIDLDYKGLANIGSWFLGRLQTRQDREKVVDGLAKNTVGAMNKSEVDNLLANMKKRNFLLKSAHLDSLPLFETRWVLSYLRGPLSVIEIKKLMENKQAMVAPQQEEVSEVEVGAKIDESVISGTKPFLSDKIRQYFLHHPPFREKVVYKPSIIFNGKVRFYSESKKIDQKKEISLKVPVYQDTVEFNFNEAIPDEGDISSYDRKAFEKSRFALLPPFLEKMKDMSALEEKFKNYLYDNTRVELFSCKEFKLLSSPDEALADFKSRILDLIREDKDKAVEKLTEQYAKKEEKLEKEFIKLQEKLEKEEADVKTLTTQSALSLGSSVLGALLGRTKVGTLSTGVTGLSRASRIMKEKKDVELVKKKIEALSENIQKLEDELKQSIESMAGQFDIDNYTIETISIKPKKSDIFGISVALLWETE
- a CDS encoding cupin domain-containing protein, with protein sequence MKVFINEKYVIPVKYKEYYVKELLGKKDGCLAGCRTGILIYTQEEYKQGGVHNDQEGFFVLSGSGSAIVGSEEFSLQPGVCFIVPPGEYHSIKKDTSCSCIKLFFFHAAA
- a CDS encoding FadR/GntR family transcriptional regulator; the encoded protein is MEIKSFKTLKSLQTFVQEQLKLYIIESNLREGDLLPTEKELSQSLGVSRTAIREALKVLEALGLIETRHGVGRFVNNFNYDAILKSLPYSLKLDINTFKDIFEVRYCLECCFIAANINKYEPSDIKELTNILDNIEVQIRNNVEEKDLIDLHTAFHIFLYKKSQNNLLIDLIKIFSTIQRNLVILHRYKTKDRLGFVHLHQMIVKAIEAKDSNLAQRRLREHFSEAMKWINDNLKDKIDLDIYEGFWSK
- a CDS encoding SIS domain-containing protein; this encodes MNKEAIGYAQIIKSLIDEILKEEDSVKRAAVLVGDSIMRDQVIHVIGPGGHSNMAVEEMFSRAGGFACINAILDPGTNLSHGGFRSMSIERTPGYAIPVLNSYRVGRTPGEVLIIINAYGVNCMTIDCANEARKRGVKTIGITSTSFADKLPHDHPSRHPSGANLYQVVDVFINNHLPYGDAIISIEGCEQNVGPTSTFCNCFATNYLVLETCKYLVSKGYIPPVFRSGNLPGGGEYNKKLFEKYSGKAILLF
- the nagA gene encoding N-acetylglucosamine-6-phosphate deacetylase, with the translated sequence MTDRKIIINGKIITQERIIPEGSVTTSDGIITGIYEGTKRFPKSKEIVIDAEGNYISPGFIDIHVHGGGGYSFLASSVDEVILCSKAHMLHGSTSIVATISTASNDFIKESLQNIKKATLTMSNGPDILGVHLEGPYFAMNQRGAQAQEYVRNPIKEEYMYIIENFDNILRWSLAPELPGGLEMAKELRKRGIHMSIGHSDALFHEAIRAYECGFTTVTHLYSCTSTVRRVNAYRYAGIIEASFLLDDMMVEIIADGKHLPSSLLKLVYKIKGPDRICLVTDAIDAAGMENLGGEIYSKTSGSNIIIEDEVAKLPDRSAFAGSVATTDRLVRTMQKLADVPLYQAVKMMTATPAKNIGMFSKKGSLSIGKDADIIIFDENINISMVMVGGKVTFHKG
- a CDS encoding TRAP transporter substrate-binding protein codes for the protein MLRRFILTLLVLFLFLSILVCSQSIAQTSAEKTFSLKLAGIKNDDDPASKAMMLFAEKVNKDSNGTITIKTYTNSALGNLNDLLTGMINGTVEMLYNTISCYAWLSGTGAKEFGITSAPFFWKDNKELQAFIDSPYVQKWIEDGANSTGVRVLIANGELIPRQLTANRAIRNADDFEGLKIRTAESTLVMTIMKKLGATPIVIPFADLYMALKTGVVDAQENNFFTVKSSSLYEVQSHFMKTDYIRDVSAIFISNNVWNQMSDEQKKIMKNAAKEATDFEAKMIADSLDEVLTFLSSKMTKVDIDIESIRGKLGSGIYEEFDKEGKSWPTGTLDDALKFKEGYTE
- a CDS encoding 6-phosphogluconolactonase; the protein is RLINEVRPGRVHLIAGDAQDPEKECERLNEIISQQEIDVAFVGIGENGHLAFNDPPADFETERPYIIVELDAACRRQQLGEGWFETIDDVPRKAISMSVKQIMKSRTIICTVPDKRKAQAVKNCFAGKEISPQHPASILKKHDHCHVFLDDQSSIYLK
- a CDS encoding TRAP transporter small permease subunit → MRKSLDILSKILQSIAGLLFLFIFIINIAGIFCRTFLNVSLLWVADVTYLSTAWMLAIGMAVAFYMKGHIAIEFVIDKFPKKVKKIVQIFLIAITVAFLISLIVSGCATALMKRQIYFVVLNIPMTYAFMALPIFALFSTLFIFCRLINIVVPNSKEEK
- a CDS encoding DUF937 domain-containing protein produces the protein MDIMEILSGLTGNQKVIKQLNKSVGGEPEKVEKAVQIGIPLLMEALNRNTNNPEGAQSLVKALEKHQDDKVDDLFSFFSNVDTQDGAKMLQHIFSNKNELVQKNLSKTTGLQQDQIGSLLSRLAPLLLGALGNQKKAQNLDANGISNLTALLSQNLQQSSGGSLFSLATKLLDANKNGSFIDDLFRMLFRKK